Proteins found in one Fusarium keratoplasticum isolate Fu6.1 chromosome 12, whole genome shotgun sequence genomic segment:
- a CDS encoding CENP-V/GFA domain-containing protein, with amino-acid sequence MKEAALVRLASPPAASLRAQRPHSGDVIYPVKINLLFSTGLEVSIAWLDHSKHEGTKCLYLPERGTGKRYDSIDHQPEEQSRVLKTLLANMVIPDDEKRKEMSVLDAKVALLDQAKQALASVEDHTSRIFGHVFFSHKLSNEVNGTYALHTDKHHVPLHTLENPVAVTPGDVEAITAAAKADGFESRVKLWVHSTRNNLQLGATISETEMKKPPPEYESKSLGEPAIIVAKYGRTTGLTTSVAKEVVSVTRQPISDTYIKSDDWCIIGPKTYFANLHRIRTCKSLKAALYDSMHATILQVSCLCGAVSQQVDLKAEDGMDIPLSLCHCDTCRHSSGVLCTSYYPIFAPDLSPSLKTYHPTGTSTRYFCATCGCHLFRAVKIEEEVLDWGAATGAVTCLSVQISSLGRFTSHQYVSDTKDGGLSVWIKSLDGHFEGREAKRPNPQPVKPASDSLEASCSCGNVKFHITRPNGDSRVPRRDFTDLMFPYKTTDEHTKQNPNDEKWWIQDNGNKYLAGTCACRSCRLISGFEVQTWAFVPRANIFFHVPEKNGTESIVPLDFATLPPGILTSYSSSPNVRREFCGTCGATIFWHEKSLDDVIDISVGLFRAPDGARAESWLEWWQGRVSFAEEVNTGRTGPEAKVASELINELENGMKEDILRARLPST; translated from the exons ATGAAGGAAGCAGCTCTTGTTCGACTGGCCTCTCCACCAGCTGCCTCCCTGCGCGCCCAGCGGCCACACTCGGGAGACGTCATTTACCCGGTCAAGATCAATCTCCTTTTCTCTACTGGTCTTGAGGTCTCTATCGCATGGTTAGATCATTCCAAGCACGAAGGCACCAAGTGCCTCTACCTTCCTGAGAGAGGCACCGGCAAG AGATATGATAGCATTGATCACCAGCCAGAAGAGCAATCTAGAGTGCTCAAAACGCTCCTGGCGAACATGGTCATCCCCGATGacgagaaaagaaaggagATGAGCGTCTTAGATGCCAAGgttgccctccttgaccaagccAAGCAGGCCTTGGCGTCCGTTGAAGATCACACTAGTCGCATCTTTGGTCATGTCTTTTTCTCTCACAAGCTGAGCAATGAGGTCAATGGCACCTATGCA CTCCATACCGATAAGCACCATGTTCCACTACATACGCTTGAAAATCCTGTCGCCGTCACCCCAGGAGATGTCGAGGCAATAACAGCTGCTGCGAAGGCGGACGGATTTGAGTCCCGGGTGAAACTCTGGGTTCACTCGACCAGAAACAATCTGCAGCTCGGAGCTACCATTTCAGAAaccgagatgaagaaaccCCCTCCTGAATACGAGTCAAAATCCCTGGGCGAGCCGGCGATCATAGTTGCCAAGTATGGGCGCACCACTGGCCTGACAACTAGTGTGGCGAAGGAGGTCGTGTCTGTCACCCGTCAACCAATTTCGGACACATACATCAAGTCTGATGACTGGTGTATTATCGGTCCTAAGA CATACTTTGCAAATCTCCATCGCATACGTACTTGTAAGAGCTTGAAGGCTGCGCTTTACGATTCGATGCATGCCACAATCTTACAAGTGAGCTGCCTTTGCGGTGCTGTTTCGCAGCAAGTCGATCTAAaggctgaagatggcatGGACATTCCACTATCTCTTTGCCATTGCGATACATGCCGACACAGTTCGGGCGTGTTATGCACGTCTTACTATCCCATCTTTGCCCCTGATCTTTCTCCTTCCTTGAAGACCTATCATCCCACTGGAACATCTACACGCTACTTTTGCGCTACATGCGGTTGTCATCTTTTTCGAGCTGTCAAAATTGAGGAAGAAGTTCTTGATTGGGGAGCAGCGACAGGCGCAGTCACTTGTCTTTCGGTACAGATTTCAAGTCTGGGGCGATTTACATCACACCAATATGTGTCCGACACCAAGGATGGCGGGCTTTCCGTTTGGATCAAGAGTTTAGACGGCCATTTCGAGGGAAGAGAGGCCAAAAGGCCCAATCCTCAGCCGGTCAAGCCTGCTAGCGACTCCCTCGAAGCCTCGTGCTCTTGTGGCAACGTCAAGTTTCACATCACTCGTCCCAACGGTGACAGCCGTGTGCCACGCCGCGACTTTACCGACCTCATGTTCCCATACAAAACTACGGATGAACACACAAAGCAGAACCCCAATGATGAGAAGTGGTGGATTCAAGACAACGGCAACAAATATCTCGCCGGAACGTGTGCCTGTCGATCATGCCGCCTCATCTCTGGGTTTGAAGTCCAAACATGGGCCTTTGTTCCTAGGGCTAACATCTTTTTTCATGTTCCCGAAAAGAATGGAACAGAATCCATCGTCCCATTGGATTTTGCGACTCTGCCCCCGggcatcttgacgagctATTCGTCATCACCGAACGTGAGGCGCGAGTTTTGTGGAACATGCGGTGCCACCATTTTCTGGCATGAGAAGTCTCTTGATGATGTCATTGACATTAGTGTCGGGCTCTTTCGAGCTCCAGATGGGGCGAGAGCTGAGAGCTGGCTTGAATGGTGGCAGGGGAGAGTCAGTTTCGCTGAGGAGGTTAACACTGGAAGAACGGGCCCGGAGGCAAAGGTGGCATCCGAGTTGATCAATGAACTAGAGAATGGGATGAAGGAAGATATACTTAGAGCCCGGCTTCCGTCTACTTGA